From the Corvus cornix cornix isolate S_Up_H32 chromosome 21, ASM73873v5, whole genome shotgun sequence genome, the window tttaaattgaatgGATTTTAAATGGTCAACATGCAATCTGGGCAAAAGGGGCAAGATAAGTAGAACTTCAGGCTTTGTGAAGTTTGGCAATAAAGTTTTGTGCTCAAGGAGATGAATGCACAACATAACTGGAAAGAGTGAGGGGCTTGATACTGTGCACCCCTGGTTCATGCACATCAGGAAGAACAAATTCTTTACAGACCAGCATTAAGGAAGTTGTTAAAAGAGTTGTAGTCAATTCTGCAAGAGTAGGAACTCTGCAAGAGTAGGATTAAGTTCCCAGAGCATCCAAAGCCAAGGCAACAGACCAGCTAGCCAGAAAATGGCTCCCACTCCAGTATTCCtaactgaaagggaaaagataATTGCATTTCTTGCCCTCAAATCAGCTACTTTAGCTGGCTCTACACTCACATTCACAAGTTATAAACATGATGTGAGAACTGTCTTAAGAACTATTtaactgttattttctgtttcaacaGAACTTCCATCTGAAGGAAGGACACAGGAAACAAGCTCACCACCAGCTGCACAGGAAGAGAAGGCAGCTCTCAACTACGAAGGTTTCCGGTCTTACAAGTAACAGCATTAACTTTTAcgagaggctttttttttccttcgcCTGCTCGCTTCAGCAGTGAGGTGCACTCTGTATCCCAACCCAATTATTGTCTGTAATgtacctttttcatttttcaatgaGTTTTCAACAGTTATTTTTCTCCAGCACAGACGCAAACACAGTAAGCACATCCTCCTCCATCACCCCTCAACACTAGGCTTAAGCCACACAGGCTGATTTTCCTTGTACCACTGCCAATTCCCTGTGCCTTAGAACAACACAACAAAGAGAAAGCTACAGTGTAAATAGCAGAAACAGAGTTTACACCCTTTCACATCCACATTGAGCTGTTTTTCCCTGGAACTGAAAAAAGTATGGAGTATAAGCAAGCAAAAATGGTCAAAGACCAACCCTCACCTGCGTAAGCGCAGAGCATTCCACATATTTTACAGCCTTCAGGTCCCGGGCCAGCTTTTCAGCAGTCTCTGGAGTTATGGGCTTCTGCTTGTTCTTGGCAAGTTTCTCAATTGTTGAGGGATCATCTCTTAAATCAATCTGGGTCCCAACAAGCAGAAAAGGGGTCTTTGGACAGTGGTGAGTAATTTCAGGTACCCACTAAAGACAGACAAGACAACAGCATTTGTTACTAACCACCTAAGATAACTCCTGACATACTTCAGCAGCTCCCTTTTCAGGCAGAGTTCAACCAaccttttctttcacattttcaaatgaagaaGGAGAGACCACTGAAAAACAGACCAGAAATACATCTGTCTGTGGATAGCTGAGAGGTCGTAATCTATCATAGTCTTCCTGACCTAGAGAGGAGGAAATTGACACTGTATTAGACCCAGACAACAAAATCCTGCCCTTTATAGGGAGCCAGAATGCACATTTCATCACGGTAACATTGCTGTGATTAATCCTAACTCTTAAGCAAAGAGCCAAGCTTAAGAATGGTGAActcaaacatttcaaaaatctAGGTTTCAAATCCAGAATTCATTCAGTTGCTATGTAACAGCGAGCTGCTGAAAGTCACAGGAAAGCTGGGAAGCCTCCAATACATTTTGAGATCAAACACCCTCAGATTGCTTAACACCCTCCTCAATTATAAAGGGAGGCTGCAGAACATGGATCCAGTTATAGAGGATATATATAGAGATCCTATATATAGGACtctatatatatagagagagagagagagagagagagagagagatcctATATATAGGACTCTGCACCTAGTCCATTCATTACAGGTATTATGCCATCAAATTTCCTTACCCTGCAAAAAAAACCTTGCTCTttgaaggggagaaaaaaaatagttttgttcaCAAGAATGTTCTGACTTATTCTGTGAGCAGTCAGTGAAGTGTCTCCAGGCAAGAAGAGGAGAATGTTGCTGGTACACAACTGACCAGGCCACTCAGCAGTATTCTCCAAAAACATCACTAAAGTCCCAGcatgggctgtgttttggaagaAGCCAGCCTCTTCCCTTTGAGTCCCTGTGGCCAAGCAGTCTCTGTAAGGCACCATTAGCACTGATCCACCAGCCTGACTCTGTCTAAACTCATTCTTAAACCTCCTCCTGCCCAATTCAGCAGTACTGCTTTTAGAAAGTAAATTTGGGACTGAAGCTGCTGCATACACTGACAACCAAATCCGAAGCACTCGGTTAAAATGTCTCAGATTCCAACTAATGCTGTCTCATTCATCATACAAGACAAAGACCTCAAAGAATCTTGAAGGAGCCGACACAACACCTGGGACACCTCAACAGAAAAGACCTAcagtttgaaaacagaaatctaGACAGCCTACTTCAGCTACTGTGCTTGGCTGGACACAGAGGAGTAAGCACTGACCAGAATGATAgtctcagaatggtttggggtggaaagaACCTtgaagctcatctcattccacccctggccatgggcagggacaccttccactatcccaggttgctccaagccccgtccaacctggcttcggacacttccagggatgaggcagccacagcttttctgggcaacctgtgccagggcctcaccacccccacagggaacaatttcttcctaatctaatctaaatctaaaATATCCTGTGGCAATTAACAGAATATTCCAAAAAGTCTGTCTTCCAAGTACAAGCTCAAAACACAGACTTGGGTTTTAACCTGAGAACTAAAAATAGGGGTTTCATTCATTGCCAAATTTTGTCACCTGTATTGGCTGCTATTTAGCAAAAAGCAGGCAACCATTAAGAACAAATACTTTCCCCTCAGAAGTCCAGCTCTGGAAAGAAAGCCTTTACATTCACAAGTGCAGAGAGTCACCTACATGCACTCAGGTCATTTGGTAACTGCTCAGAATTACAGGCTGGATCACTGCTCATGTTGATAGTACATGAATGTGCGTAACTACGCACACACCACTTCTCAGAGGTCTGAACCCTCATCatgaaaacaggcagagaaggaCCCAACACAACTTTCACCCACACAGGGACCATGCAATGCTACAACTGCTGTAGGACCACCAAGTCCCTAGAGCACACCACACAACGTGTCAGGAAGGAGTCTCTCTTCTCCACCTAACTCCTTATCCATGAACTAGGAAGCTTACAATAATGGGAACACAAATCCCATTTGGGAGGAGAACATGGAGAGGTAAAGTGAAGCCATGCTGAAGAATACATTCAGTACAGATAGCTCAGGGtacagctgcagtgccagctgcaggttgagctctGGGTGTCCAGGAGCCCCGGGTGAGCAGGCACTGACCCTCTGCACAAAAAAGGGCCCAGGGACCTGTGGCACCACCAGCTGATGGACGTTCAGAGATACAGCAGGAGCCAAGGATTCAGCTGGAAGCCCCCAGACTTTCAAACACACGCTGTGAGGGACACAAAAGCCCACAGTTTGCTTTGTTCAGGGTCCCCTCCCAGAGGCGCTAGCTCAAgctgttattttggttttgcacCACAACTAAATTTTAAGGATCTAGACATCTGAGACATCTATGGGAAACCTGGGACCAAGGCAGTAAGGAAACCTTGTCTGACTGCAAAGTGTGGTGCACGTTGAGCATCAAGCGAGGCCCCACTAGGTCACTGGAGCTGCTACTACAGACTtcagtcccagctcaggtggtgaAGTGTGACTGTCAGAATGGCTCCTGGATGGGCAAACAGGAAAGTTTCTTCAACAGCTATAGGGTTTAACTGGAAACCTAAGATTGTTTCATTAATTAAATTAGACGCTAATGATGCGTGTAAGAATACAGCTGGAAACAGATTAAATTATATCAGGACAATTTTAGATGAAAGCTTATGAACTAAGCTCTCTAGAAGGGCTCTTTTGAAGAAGAGTTTACAATACCAGTTGCTGCCACATCACTTCAGTATTATTATGCAGTAGAGACGGGGTATCCAGCAGCTGAACCAGTTTCTACCCTTTCTTGGTAACTGTTCACACATGCAAAGCAATGTTTAGCTGTTTAATCACTGCacatttctccagcctgaaaCTGAGAAGCAGCTTAAACAAGAGGCcagcagatttttaatttttaaaagcacgCACTGAGAGGGCTTATGAAATCCACACCGTGACTTCATCCACATTAAGGATGCAGAGACATACACACATTTAAGACATTCCAATATCAGTCATTCTGTCTTGACAGAATCAAGAGAGATTTTCcccttccattaaaaaaaaaaaaatatcaccaaaaaacccccaactgtATGTCTCCATGTTCAACATCACCTCAGGTAAATCTTGGTCAGGTACAATGACGTAAGCACTTGGTTTCTCACCTGCAGTATCGAAGAGGCCAAGGGTGTAAGGCTCTCCTCCAATCATCACTGTTACAGCATAGTTATCAAAAACCTGTCAAGAAAAGAGACACACATTTAGAGGGGACATGAATAGGCCATCTCTCAAACCATCAGCTTACCCATCTTGCCAGAGCACCTCTGATTTGAACAAGAGACACCTCTACAGGAAAACAGAACCATCAAGCTTACACTGCTATTACCACTAATACCATTAACAGAACAATTCCATATGGAATAGGGATACTCCAGCTGTTTCCATGACATACTAAAGCAAAGGCGTATGATGT encodes:
- the CDC42 gene encoding cell division control protein 42 homolog isoform X1 — encoded protein: MQTIKCVVVGDGAVGKTCLLISYTTNKFPSEYVPTVFDNYAVTVMIGGEPYTLGLFDTAGQEDYDRLRPLSYPQTDVFLVCFSVVSPSSFENVKEKWVPEITHHCPKTPFLLVGTQIDLRDDPSTIEKLAKNKQKPITPETAEKLARDLKAVKYVECSALTQKGLKNVFDEAILAALEPPEPKKTRRCVLL
- the CDC42 gene encoding cell division control protein 42 homolog isoform X2 is translated as MQTIKCVVVGDGAVGKTCLLISYTTNKFPSEYVPTVFDNYAVTVMIGGEPYTLGLFDTAGQEDYDRLRPLSYPQTDVFLVCFSVVSPSSFENVKEKWVPEITHHCPKTPFLLVGTQIDLRDDPSTIEKLAKNKQKPITPETAEKLARDLKAVKYVECSALTQRGLKNVFDEAILAALEPPETQPKRKCCIF